GGGTCCGTGGAGACGACCCGGCCGATCTGGGCGGGGTCGGTGTGCGACCAGCGCACCCCGCGCGTGTCCATGACCACGACGTACTCGGCGCCCGTGGACGCCCTGATCCGCTCCGCCTCCGTCTGCACCGGGCCCCGCGCGGAGGGCCGGCTGCCGGTGAGGTCCGCGGCCAGCCGGGGCGACGCGGTGGTCCCGGCGATGGCCAGGGCCCGCCGCATGGCCTGGTCGTCGAGCTGCGCGCTCAGCGGGGCGAGGAAGAGGCCGGTGGCCAGGACGGTCACACCGGTCGCGATGGCCAGCTGCATCAGCAGGACCTGCGAGAACACCCGCTGCGGCCATCCGAACCGCCGGCGGCGCGCGCGGGCGCGCGGGGGGCTGCTCTGTGCGGGGCTCATGCCCGAAAAGGTAGACGGCCGCGCGCCGTGACCGGAAATGGTGACGGAGCGGGCGCCTATTCTGGGGGTTTCCCACGCCGGGGCCCACGCCCGTGGGACCCGAGGAACCCGTGGGACCCGAGGAACCGGAGGCACGTCCCTTGACCACGCAGCAGATCCCCGTCGTCGTCCTCGCCGGGTTTCTCGGAGCGGGGAAGACCACGCTCCTCAACCATCTGCTGCGCAGCGCCCGGGGCACCCGTATCGGAGTCATGGTCAACGATTTCGGGGACATCGGCATCGACGCGATGACCGTCGCCGGACAGGTCGGCTCCACCGTCTCCCTCGGCAACGGCTGCCTGTGCTGCGCCGTCGACGCCGGCGAGCTCGACGAGTACCTGGAGGTGCTGACCCGGCCCGAGTCCCAGCTCGATGTGATCGTGATCGAGGCGAGCGGGCTCGCGGAGCCGGAGGAGCTGGTGCGCATGGTGCTCGCCAGCGAGAACGAGCGGGTCGTGTACGGAGGACTGGTGCAGGTCGTCGACGCGTCCGAGTTCGCGGCCACCCGGCAGCGGCACCCCGGGACCGACCGGCACCTCGGCCTCGCCGACCTCGTCGTCGTCAACAAGGCCGACCGGGTGGCCGCGGACGAGCTGCGGAGCGTACGGGAGACGGTGGCCGGGCTCGCCGGGCGCGCCGCCGTGGTCGAGGCCTCGCACGGGCGCGTCGATCCCGAGCTGCTCTTCGACCGGGTCGTGCCGGAGGGGGAGATCGAGGGCCAGATGTCGATCGAGGACATCCTGTACGGCTCCGAGGACGAGGGTCACGCCCATCCGCACGCGGCCTACGAGAGCCTGTCGGTGACGGCCTCGACGCCGCTGCACCCGCGCCGTCTGATGGCCTTCCTCGACTCGCGGCCCGAGGGCCTCTACCGGATCAAGGGCTTCGTCGACCTCGGCCCCGCCGACCCGGCCAACCGCTACACCGTGCACGCCGTCGGCCGCTTCCTGCGCTTCTACCCGGAGCCCTGGCCCGCCGGCGAGGAGCGCCTCACCCAGCTCGTCCTGATCGGCTCCGGCGTCGACGCGGCCGCACTGCGCAAGGAGCTCGCCTCCTGTGAGCTGAACGGCCCGCAGGACGCCCCCGACGAGCACAGCATGTGGGGCGTCCTGCGGTACGTACAGCGGTCCGAAGAGGACCCGGAGGCTTCCTAGACGGCCGGGCCGGCCACCACCTCGACCGGATTGGCCAGCGGGGTGCCCGAGCCGTCGCGGCGCGGGTCCGGGTCCGGGAGGTCCACCGGGAGGCCCGTCTTCTGGGCGGCGCGGGCCGGGGTGGCGCCCGCCCAGGCCAGGATCAGGACGTCCTCGCCCTTCAGGAAGCGCTGGCAGCGGACACCGCCGGTCGCCCGTCCCTTGCGCGGGTACTGGTCGAAGGGGGTCAGCTTCGCCGACGTGCCCGCCGAGGCGTCCAGCGTGCCCGTGGAGCCCGCGACGGTGAAGACGACGGCGTCCGCCGCCGGGTCCACGGCCGTGAACGAGATCACCTCGGCGCCCGCGGTGAGCTTGATGCCCGCCATGCCGCCCGCCGGGCGGCCCTGGGGACGCACCTGCGAGGCCTGGTAGCGCAGCAGCTGGGCGTCGGAGGTGATGAAGACCAGGTCCTCCTCGCCCGTCCGCAGCTCCGTCGCGCCGACGATCCGGTCACCGTCCTTGAGGGTGATGACCTCCAGCTCGTCCTTGTTCGCCGGGTAGTCCGGCACCACGCGCTTCACCACGCCCTGGAGCGTGCCGAGCGCGAGGCCGGGCGAGGACTCCTCGAGCGTGGTCAGGCAGACCACCGTCTCGTCCGCCTCCAGGGAGAGGAACTCCGACAGCGGCGCGCCGCCCGCCAGGTTCGGGGCGCTCGCGGTGTCCGGCAGCTGCGGAAGGTCGATCACCGCGATCCGCAGCAGTCGGCCGGACGAGGTCACCGCGCCGACGTCACCGCGCTGGGTCGCGGCGACCGTCGAGACGATGACGTCGTGCTTGGCGCGCTTGCCGTCCACCACCGGCGGGAGGTGCTCGGTCACCGTGCGGGCCAGCAGGCCCGTCGAGGAGAGCAGCACCCGGCACGGGTCGTCCGCGACCTCCAGGGACACGGCCGCGACGGGCGCGCCGGCCGACTCGAGGAGGACCGTCCGCCGGTCCGTGGCGAACTTCTTGGCGACCGCGGCCAGCTCCGCCGAGACCAGCTTGCGCAGCTCCGCGTCGGATTCGAGGATGCCGGTCAGCTCGTCGATCTCGCCGTTGAGCCGGTCGCGCTCGCTCTCCAGTTCAATGCGGTCGAACTTGGTGAGGCGGCGCAGCGGGGTGTCCAGGATGTACTGCGTCTGGATCTCGCTCAGCGAGAAGCGCTCCATCAGGCGCTCCTTGGCCTGCGCGGAGTTCTCGCTCTCCCGGATGAGCCGGATGACCTCGTCGATGTCGAGCAGGGCGACGAGGAGGCCCTCGACCAGGTGGAGGCGGTCGCTCTTCTTCGTGCGGCGGAACTCGGAGCGGCGCCGGACCACCTCGAAGCGGTGGTCGAGGTAGACCTCCAGGAGCTCCTTGAGGCCGAGGGTCAGCGGCTGTCCGTCGACCAGCGCCACGTTGTTGATGCCGAAGGACTCCTCCATCGGCGTCAGCTTGTAGAGCTGCTCCAGGACCGCCTCGGGCACGAAGCCGTTCTTGATCTCGATGACCAGGCGGAGGCCGTGGCTGCGGTCGGTGAGGTCCTTGACGTCCGCGATGCCCTGGAGCTTCTTGGAGCCGACCAGGTCCTTGATCTTGGAGACGACCTTCTCGGGGCCGACGGTGAAGGGGAGCTCGGTGACGATGATGCCCTTGCGGCGGGCCGTCACGGTCTCCACGGTCGCGGTGGCGCGGATCTTGAAGGAGCCGCGGCCCGACTCGTACGCGTCCTTGATGCCGGAGAGGCCGACGATCCGGCCGCCGGTCGGCAGGTCGGGGCCGGGCACGAAGCGCATCAGCGTCTCGAGGTCGGCGTTCGGATGCCGGATCAGGTGGCGGGCGGCCGCCACGACCTCGCCGAGGTTGTGCGGGGGCATGTTGGTCGCCATGCCGACGGCGATTCCGGACGCGCCGTTGACCAGCAGGTTCGGGTAGGCGGCGGGGAGCGCCACCGGCTCCCGCTCCTGGCCGTCGTAGTTCGGCGAGAAGTCGACCGTGTCCTCGTCGATGGACTCGGTCATGAGCAGCGCGGCCGGGGCCATCCGCGATTCGGTGTATCGCATGGCGGCCGGCGGGTCGTCGTTGCCCAGGGAGCCGAAGTTGCCGTGGCCGTCGACGAGCGGGAGGCGCATGGAGAAGGGCTGCGCCATGCGGACCATCGCGTCGTAGATCGACGCGTCGCCGTGCGGGTGGAGCTTGCCCATGACCTCGCCGACGACACGGGCGCACTTGACGAAGCCGCGGTCGGGGCGGAGTCCCATCTCGCCCATCTGGTAGACGATGCGGCGCTGCACGGGCTTCATGCCGTCGCGGGCGTCGGGGAGGGCGCGCGAGTAGATCACCGAGTACGCGTACTCGAGGAAGGAGCCCTGCATCTCGTCGACAACGTCGATGTCGAGGATTCGCTCCTCGAACGCGTCGTCCGGCGGCGGTGTCTTCGTGCTGCGGCGGGCCATCGCGGCTGCGGCTCCTTCACCAACAAGGTTGATCTGACGCGGACCATTGTGGACCGTGCCACCGACAACGCCGACCGCGACCCGGAAGAGGGACATCACGAAGGCCCGGGAACTTCGCCAGGTGTCGGCGCGCTTGCATACAGTGGCAGGACTTTTTCACATCGCGATCGAAGGGACGTACATGCCCATGGGTCACACGGCCACGGCCGAGGCCGGCTCCGGCGGCCTGACAGCGACCGAGCACCGGTTGGCGAACGGCCTGCGCGTGGTGCTCTCCGAGGACCACCTGACCCCGGTCGCCGCGGTCTGCCTCTGGTACGACGTCGGCTCGCGTCACGAGGTCAAGGGCCGCACGGGCCTCGCCCACCTCTTCGAGCACCTGATGTTCCAGGGCTCGAAGCAGGTGCACGGGAACGGCCACTTCGAGCTGGTGCAGGGTGCCGGCGGCTCGCTCAACGGCACGACGAGCTTCGAGCGCACCAACTACTTCGAGACCATGCCCACGCACCAGCTGGAGCTCGCGCTCTGGCTGGAGGCCGACCGCATGGGCTCGCTGCTCGCCGCCCTGGACGACGAGTCCATGGAGAACCAGCGGGACGTCGTCAAGAACGAGCGCCGCCAGCGCTACGACAACGTGCCGTACGGCACCGCCTTCGAGAAGCTGACCGCCCTCGCCTACCCGGAGGGCCACCCCTACCACCACACGCCGATCGGCTCCATGGCCGACCTGGACGCGGCGACCCTGGAGGACGCGCGGAACTTCTTCCGCACGTACTACGCCCCGAACAACGCCGTGCTGTCCGTCGTCGGCGACATCGACCCGGTGCAGACGCTCGCCTGGGTCGAGAAGTACTTCGGCTCCATCCCCGCCCACGACGGCAAGCCCGAGCCGCGCCCCGGCGACCTGCCCGAGGTCATCGGCGAGCAGCTGCGCGAGGTCGTCGAGGAGGAGGTCCCGGCGCGCGCGCTGATGGCCGCCTACCGGCTGCCGCACGACGGCACGCGCGCGGCGGACGCCGCCGACCTGGCCCTGACGGTCCTGGGCGGCGGGGAGTCCTCCCGCCTGCACAACCGTCTGGTCCGCCGCGACCGTACGGCCGTCGCCGCCGGCTTCGGCCTGCTGCGGCTCGCCGGCGCGCCCTCGCTCGGCTGGCTGGACGTCAAGACCTCCGGAGGCGTCGAGGTCCCGCAGATCGAGGCGGCCGTCGACGAGGAGCTCGCCCGGTTCGCCGCCGAGGGCCCCACGCCCGAGGAGATGGAGCGCGCGCAGGCCCAGTTGGAGCGCGAGTGGCTGGACCGGCTCGGCACCGTCGCGGGCCGCGCCGACGAACTGTGCCGGTTCGCCGTGCTGTTCGGTGACCCGCAGCTCGCCCTGACCGCCGTCGACCGCGTCCTGGACATCACCGCCGAGGAGGTGCAGGCGGTCGCCGCGGCCAAGCTGCGCCCCGACAACCGC
This is a stretch of genomic DNA from Streptomyces sp. R44. It encodes these proteins:
- a CDS encoding M16 family metallopeptidase, giving the protein MPMGHTATAEAGSGGLTATEHRLANGLRVVLSEDHLTPVAAVCLWYDVGSRHEVKGRTGLAHLFEHLMFQGSKQVHGNGHFELVQGAGGSLNGTTSFERTNYFETMPTHQLELALWLEADRMGSLLAALDDESMENQRDVVKNERRQRYDNVPYGTAFEKLTALAYPEGHPYHHTPIGSMADLDAATLEDARNFFRTYYAPNNAVLSVVGDIDPVQTLAWVEKYFGSIPAHDGKPEPRPGDLPEVIGEQLREVVEEEVPARALMAAYRLPHDGTRAADAADLALTVLGGGESSRLHNRLVRRDRTAVAAGFGLLRLAGAPSLGWLDVKTSGGVEVPQIEAAVDEELARFAAEGPTPEEMERAQAQLEREWLDRLGTVAGRADELCRFAVLFGDPQLALTAVDRVLDITAEEVQAVAAAKLRPDNRAVLVYEPLATEQTADGDDHEEGADQ
- a CDS encoding DNA topoisomerase (ATP-hydrolyzing) subunit A, whose translation is MARRSTKTPPPDDAFEERILDIDVVDEMQGSFLEYAYSVIYSRALPDARDGMKPVQRRIVYQMGEMGLRPDRGFVKCARVVGEVMGKLHPHGDASIYDAMVRMAQPFSMRLPLVDGHGNFGSLGNDDPPAAMRYTESRMAPAALLMTESIDEDTVDFSPNYDGQEREPVALPAAYPNLLVNGASGIAVGMATNMPPHNLGEVVAAARHLIRHPNADLETLMRFVPGPDLPTGGRIVGLSGIKDAYESGRGSFKIRATATVETVTARRKGIIVTELPFTVGPEKVVSKIKDLVGSKKLQGIADVKDLTDRSHGLRLVIEIKNGFVPEAVLEQLYKLTPMEESFGINNVALVDGQPLTLGLKELLEVYLDHRFEVVRRRSEFRRTKKSDRLHLVEGLLVALLDIDEVIRLIRESENSAQAKERLMERFSLSEIQTQYILDTPLRRLTKFDRIELESERDRLNGEIDELTGILESDAELRKLVSAELAAVAKKFATDRRTVLLESAGAPVAAVSLEVADDPCRVLLSSTGLLARTVTEHLPPVVDGKRAKHDVIVSTVAATQRGDVGAVTSSGRLLRIAVIDLPQLPDTASAPNLAGGAPLSEFLSLEADETVVCLTTLEESSPGLALGTLQGVVKRVVPDYPANKDELEVITLKDGDRIVGATELRTGEEDLVFITSDAQLLRYQASQVRPQGRPAGGMAGIKLTAGAEVISFTAVDPAADAVVFTVAGSTGTLDASAGTSAKLTPFDQYPRKGRATGGVRCQRFLKGEDVLILAWAGATPARAAQKTGLPVDLPDPDPRRDGSGTPLANPVEVVAGPAV
- a CDS encoding GTP-binding protein — translated: MTTQQIPVVVLAGFLGAGKTTLLNHLLRSARGTRIGVMVNDFGDIGIDAMTVAGQVGSTVSLGNGCLCCAVDAGELDEYLEVLTRPESQLDVIVIEASGLAEPEELVRMVLASENERVVYGGLVQVVDASEFAATRQRHPGTDRHLGLADLVVVNKADRVAADELRSVRETVAGLAGRAAVVEASHGRVDPELLFDRVVPEGEIEGQMSIEDILYGSEDEGHAHPHAAYESLSVTASTPLHPRRLMAFLDSRPEGLYRIKGFVDLGPADPANRYTVHAVGRFLRFYPEPWPAGEERLTQLVLIGSGVDAAALRKELASCELNGPQDAPDEHSMWGVLRYVQRSEEDPEAS